The genomic region TGCCGATGTTCAGCACGAAGAGAGGCCTCAGTCCGGTTGCAATCCATAGTGCCGCCTCTTCCGAGGCAGCCGGCCCCACTCCGGTTATTACGATAAGGATTCCCCTTGTCTCTCCCACAAATCTCTTAAGTGCTCCTGCCTTCAAACCCTCGAGGGTAACAACAGGGATGTTCCGTGACAGAAGCCAGTCCACGGGGACCTCGTTTCTGAGTGCAACGGTAACTACAAGTTTGAAATATGATGAAAGATCAGCCGTCATAAAGGTGCCCTTGAAAATATTCCGAAAAAAACGATTACCCCCCGACCGTATATCTACAGGCAATGACCTTTAAGGGATCCAGGAGGTTAACCATTCTGCGGTCATCGATTGTTTTCCAGTTAAGCATCTTAGGGGGAAGAGATTCGGGGATCCACGCTATGGAGATATGCAGGTGAGGTGGAACATTCGCCTTTCCCTTTTTAACACCTGCAATGGTTGCAATTATACTGCCTTCACTCACGGCTTTACCCCTGTTTATGCCTCTAAGGGGTATGGTATGGCCATAAACCGTATAGAGTCTATTGCCGTTACCGTCATAGGTGTCATGGCCTACAAATACGGATTTCCCTAAAAAATCATCGCCTATCCTGATAATCTCTCCACTATAGATCACGGGAATCTCTGTGGTTACATCAAGCCTGTGCCTCTCTCCGCACCTGTCCCTGTATAAACATAAATCCAACCCCTCATGTGGCCTGTCACGCCTGCCACCCTCGCCCCACCATCTATCGGGAGCATTAAATAACATACCCGGATAGAAAAACCACTCCTCAAACCTTCCATCAAGACCATTACATCCGACAAGGTATTCACTGAATCCTGTTTTTCTTAATGGGGTCACTCTGTTCACAAGTC from bacterium BMS3Abin08 harbors:
- a CDS encoding peptidase family M23; its protein translation is MNRVTPLRKTGFSEYLVGCNGLDGRFEEWFFYPGMLFNAPDRWWGEGGRRDRPHEGLDLCLYRDRCGERHRLDVTTEIPVIYSGEIIRIGDDFLGKSVFVGHDTYDGNGNRLYTVYGHTIPLRGINRGKAVSEGSIIATIAGVKKGKANVPPHLHISIAWIPESLPPKMLNWKTIDDRRMVNLLDPLKVIACRYTVGG